A region from the Drosophila mauritiana strain mau12 chromosome 2L, ASM438214v1, whole genome shotgun sequence genome encodes:
- the LOC117147645 gene encoding uncharacterized protein LOC117147645 isoform X2: MFTRTPPTNKKLNTDQIQAILENESEDESRKEKMNEEDQKLAPVGEAEAKKQNKDASAKVEEKFEQMMNTLTQSMLAKSKQEGQVIIAAEKFEKVVSDCDGKSIPIKKWFEIFEKNAEAYELSEKQKYVQARSKMIGSAELFLESECVSGYTELKELLIEEFSGSYNSAVIHKKLQDRKKKREETLHDYLLQMKKIAALGEVETVALITHIVNGLDIKKEYKGAMLRCKTLKELKQEFEIYESLNIVDKPNIQPKPKQITQGVKADHCFNCGSREHKRKDCTLPTKCFSCNQEGHISSKCPEKVNSMRIHVDSARTKPVIINGIIINCLVDTGSDVTIIKEAIFKKMKDVDLNRTATVDAFSKFVWLFPTKSTGQEEVVKRLTDWSNIFGFPKRIVSDKGTAFTSGAFEQFMSSHNVEHVCTTTGVARGNGQIERVNRLILAIISKLSSDEPSKWYKYVPEVQKAINCHVHSSLKLSPFEVMFGTKMYTRVEDRLLELLQEEVVCQFNEDRYEMRQLVKRNIEQAQKDYKRNYDKKRRAEYKYKAGDLVAIKRTQFVAGRKMASGYLGPYEVTGVKDNGRYDVKKAANVEGPNVTSTSCDNMKLWKYIAENADLLSSGSDDEDQEGRM, translated from the exons ATGTTCACACGTACACCacctacaaataaaaaacttaacacCGACCAAATACAAGCAATTCTAGAGAACGAAAGCGAGGACGAaagcagaaaagaaaaaatgaacgAAGAAGATCAAAAGTTGGCGCCTGTAGGAGAAGCAGAGGCAAAGAAGCAGAATAAAGACGCTAGTGCTAAAGTCGAAGAGAAATTTGAACAAATGATGAATACTCTAACCCAGAGCATGTTGGCAAAATCTAAACAAGAGGGGCAAGTAATTATCGCTgcagaaaaatttgaaaaagttgTAAGTGACTGTGATGGCAAATCAATTCCTATTAAAAAATGgtttgaaatttttgagaAAAATGCCGAGGCATATGAACTTTcggagaaacaaaaatatgttcaaGCCAGAAGTAAGATGATTGGATCAGCAGAACTTTTCTTAGAATCTGAATGTGTCAGTGGATACACTGAACTCAAAGAGTTACTAATTGAAGAATTTTCAGGCAGCTATAATAGCGCCGTTATTCACAAAAAGTTGCAAgacaggaagaagaagagggagGAAACTCTACACGACTATTTGTTACAAATGAAGAAAATAGCAGCCTTAGGTGAAGTTGAAACAGTTGCTTTGATAACTCATATCGTAAACGGCCTCGACATTAAAAAGGAGTATAAGGGTGCTATGCTCCGTTGTAAAACTCTTAAGGAATTAAAGCAAGAATTCGAAATCTACGAGAGTCTGAATATTGTTGACAAGCCGAATATtcaaccaaaaccaaagcaaattACACAAGGTGTAAAAGCAGATCACTGCTTCAACTGTGGTTCGAGGGAACACAAACGAAAGGATTGTACACTTCCTACCAAATGTTTCAGCTGTAATCAAGAGGGCCATATCTCAAGCAAGTGTCCGGAAAAAGTAAACAGCATGCGCATTCACGTTGATAGTGCACGAACAAAGCCAGTAATCATAAATGGGATTATCATCAACTGTCTGGTGGACACAGGATCAGATGTGACCATAATTAAAGAAGCTATATTCAAGAAGATGAAAGATGTTGATTTAAACCGCACTGCAACAGT CGATGCGTTTTCAAAGTTTGTCTGGTTATTCCCAACCAAATCAACCGGACAGGAAGAAGTGGTCAAGAGGCTGACCGACTGGtcaaacatttttggtttCCCTAAGCGAATTGTTAGCGACAAAGGAACGGCCTTTACGAGTGGTGCGTTCGAACAATTTATGAGCAGCCATAACGTGGAACACGTCTGCACAACTACTGGAGTGGCCAGAGGCAACGGCCAGATAGAACGAGTAAATCGtttaattttggcaataatatcaAAGCTGTCTTCAGACGAACCGTCGAAGTGGTACAAATATGTGCCTGAGGTACAAAAGGCGATCAACTGTCACGTGCATTCATCACTGAAGCTGTCACCATTTGAGGTCATGTTTGGCACCAAGATGTACACCCGAGTTGAGGATCGGTTACTGGAACTGCTCCAAGAAGAAGTGGTCTGTCAATTCAACGAGGACCGCTATGAGATGAGACAGCTGGTAAAACGCAACATCGAGCAGGCGCAGAAGGACTACAAGCGCAATTACGACAAAAAGCGCCGAGctgaatacaaatacaaagcAGGTGATCTGGTTGCAATTAAAAGGACCCAATTTGTAGCTGGCCGCAAGATGGCAAGCGGGTATTTAGGTCCATACGAAGTCACAGGAGTCAAAGACAATGGCAGATATGACGTTAAAAAAGCAGCAAACGTCGAAGGACCCAATGtcacatccaccagctgtgACAACATGAAGTTGTGGAAGTACATAGCCGAAAATGCAGACCTATTGTCATCCGGGTCGGATGATGAGGATCAGGAGGGCCGAATGTAA
- the LOC117147645 gene encoding uncharacterized protein LOC117147645 isoform X1 — protein sequence MFTRTPPTNKKLNTDQIQAILENESEDESRKEKMNEEDQKLAPVGEAEAKKQNKDASAKVEEKFEQMMNTLTQSMLAKSKQEGQVIIAAEKFEKVVSDCDGKSIPIKKWFEIFEKNAEAYELSEKQKYVQARSKMIGSAELFLESECVSGYTELKELLIEEFSGSYNSAVIHKKLQDRKKKREETLHDYLLQMKKIAALGEVETVALITHIVNGLDIKKEYKGAMLRCKTLKELKQEFEIYESLNIVDKPNIQPKPKQITQGVKADHCFNCGSREHKRKDCTLPTKCFSCNQEGHISSKCPEKVNSMRIHVDSARTKPVIINGIIINCLVDTGSDVTIIKEAIFKKMKDVDLNRTATVDAFSKFVWLFPTKSTGQEEVVKRLTDWSNIFGFPKRIVSDKGTAFTSGAFEQFMSSHNVEHVCTTTGVARGNGQIERVNRLILAIISKLSSDEPSKWYKYVPEVQKAINCHVHSSLKLSPFEVMFGTKMYTRVEDRLLELLQEEVVCQFNEDRYEMRQLVKRNIEQAQKDYKRNYDKKRRAEYKYKAGDLVAIKRTQFVAGRKMASGYLGPYEVTGVKDNGRYDVKKAANVEGPNVTSTSCDNMKLWKYIAENADLLSSGSDDEDQEGRM from the exons ATGTTCACACGTACACCacctacaaataaaaaacttaacacCGACCAAATACAAGCAATTCTAGAGAACGAAAGCGAGGACGAaagcagaaaagaaaaaatgaacgAAGAAGATCAAAAGTTGGCGCCTGTAGGAGAAGCAGAGGCAAAGAAGCAGAATAAAGACGCTAGTGCTAAAGTCGAAGAGAAATTTGAACAAATGATGAATACTCTAACCCAGAGCATGTTGGCAAAATCTAAACAAGAGGGGCAAGTAATTATCGCTgcagaaaaatttgaaaaagttgTAAGTGACTGTGATGGCAAATCAATTCCTATTAAAAAATGgtttgaaatttttgagaAAAATGCCGAGGCATATGAACTTTcggagaaacaaaaatatgttcaaGCCAGAAGTAAGATGATTGGATCAGCAGAACTTTTCTTAGAATCTGAATGTGTCAGTGGATACACTGAACTCAAAGAGTTACTAATTGAAGAATTTTCAGGCAGCTATAATAGCGCCGTTATTCACAAAAAGTTGCAAgacaggaagaagaagagggagGAAACTCTACACGACTATTTGTTACAAATGAAGAAAATAGCAGCCTTAGGTGAAGTTGAAACAGTTGCTTTGATAACTCATATCGTAAACGGCCTCGACATTAAAAAGGAGTATAAGGGTGCTATGCTCCGTTGTAAAACTCTTAAGGAATTAAAGCAAGAATTCGAAATCTACGAGAGTCTGAATATTGTTGACAAGCCGAATATtcaaccaaaaccaaagcaaattACACAAGGTGTAAAAGCAGATCACTGCTTCAACTGTGGTTCGAGGGAACACAAACGAAAGGATTGTACACTTCCTACCAAATGTTTCAGCTGTAATCAAGAGGGCCATATCTCAAGCAAGTGTCCGGAAAAAGTAAACAGCATGCGCATTCACGTTGATAGTGCACGAACAAAGCCAGTAATCATAAATGGGATTATCATCAACTGTCTGGTGGACACAGGATCAGATGTGACCATAATTAAAGAAGCTATATTCAAGAAGATGAAAGATGTTGATTTAAACCGCACT GCAACAGTCGATGCGTTTTCAAAGTTTGTCTGGTTATTCCCAACCAAATCAACCGGACAGGAAGAAGTGGTCAAGAGGCTGACCGACTGGtcaaacatttttggtttCCCTAAGCGAATTGTTAGCGACAAAGGAACGGCCTTTACGAGTGGTGCGTTCGAACAATTTATGAGCAGCCATAACGTGGAACACGTCTGCACAACTACTGGAGTGGCCAGAGGCAACGGCCAGATAGAACGAGTAAATCGtttaattttggcaataatatcaAAGCTGTCTTCAGACGAACCGTCGAAGTGGTACAAATATGTGCCTGAGGTACAAAAGGCGATCAACTGTCACGTGCATTCATCACTGAAGCTGTCACCATTTGAGGTCATGTTTGGCACCAAGATGTACACCCGAGTTGAGGATCGGTTACTGGAACTGCTCCAAGAAGAAGTGGTCTGTCAATTCAACGAGGACCGCTATGAGATGAGACAGCTGGTAAAACGCAACATCGAGCAGGCGCAGAAGGACTACAAGCGCAATTACGACAAAAAGCGCCGAGctgaatacaaatacaaagcAGGTGATCTGGTTGCAATTAAAAGGACCCAATTTGTAGCTGGCCGCAAGATGGCAAGCGGGTATTTAGGTCCATACGAAGTCACAGGAGTCAAAGACAATGGCAGATATGACGTTAAAAAAGCAGCAAACGTCGAAGGACCCAATGtcacatccaccagctgtgACAACATGAAGTTGTGGAAGTACATAGCCGAAAATGCAGACCTATTGTCATCCGGGTCGGATGATGAGGATCAGGAGGGCCGAATGTAA
- the LOC117147645 gene encoding uncharacterized protein LOC117147645 isoform X3, with the protein MFTRTPPTNKKLNTDQIQAILENESEDESRKEKMNEEDQKLAPVGEAEAKKQNKDASAKVEEKFEQMMNTLTQSMLAKSKQEGQVIIAAEKFEKVVSDCDGKSIPIKKWFEIFEKNAEAYELSEKQKYVQARSKMIGSAELFLESECVSGYTELKELLIEEFSGSYNSAVIHKKLQDRKKKREETLHDYLLQMKKIAALGEVETVALITHIVNGLDIKKEYKGAMLRCKTLKELKQEFEIYESLNIVDKPNIQPKPKQITQGVKADHCFNCGSREHKRKDCTLPTKCFSCNQEGYLNCIDKGDAPLHTLHIDHLGPMDSSAKQYKYILATVDAFSKFVWLFPTKSTGQEEVVKRLTDWSNIFGFPKRIVSDKGTAFTSGAFEQFMSSHNVEHVCTTTGVARGNGQIERVNRLILAIISKLSSDEPSKWYKYVPEVQKAINCHVHSSLKLSPFEVMFGTKMYTRVEDRLLELLQEEVVCQFNEDRYEMRQLVKRNIEQAQKDYKRNYDKKRRAEYKYKAGDLVAIKRTQFVAGRKMASGYLGPYEVTGVKDNGRYDVKKAANVEGPNVTSTSCDNMKLWKYIAENADLLSSGSDDEDQEGRM; encoded by the exons ATGTTCACACGTACACCacctacaaataaaaaacttaacacCGACCAAATACAAGCAATTCTAGAGAACGAAAGCGAGGACGAaagcagaaaagaaaaaatgaacgAAGAAGATCAAAAGTTGGCGCCTGTAGGAGAAGCAGAGGCAAAGAAGCAGAATAAAGACGCTAGTGCTAAAGTCGAAGAGAAATTTGAACAAATGATGAATACTCTAACCCAGAGCATGTTGGCAAAATCTAAACAAGAGGGGCAAGTAATTATCGCTgcagaaaaatttgaaaaagttgTAAGTGACTGTGATGGCAAATCAATTCCTATTAAAAAATGgtttgaaatttttgagaAAAATGCCGAGGCATATGAACTTTcggagaaacaaaaatatgttcaaGCCAGAAGTAAGATGATTGGATCAGCAGAACTTTTCTTAGAATCTGAATGTGTCAGTGGATACACTGAACTCAAAGAGTTACTAATTGAAGAATTTTCAGGCAGCTATAATAGCGCCGTTATTCACAAAAAGTTGCAAgacaggaagaagaagagggagGAAACTCTACACGACTATTTGTTACAAATGAAGAAAATAGCAGCCTTAGGTGAAGTTGAAACAGTTGCTTTGATAACTCATATCGTAAACGGCCTCGACATTAAAAAGGAGTATAAGGGTGCTATGCTCCGTTGTAAAACTCTTAAGGAATTAAAGCAAGAATTCGAAATCTACGAGAGTCTGAATATTGTTGACAAGCCGAATATtcaaccaaaaccaaagcaaattACACAAGGTGTAAAAGCAGATCACTGCTTCAACTGTGGTTCGAGGGAACACAAACGAAAGGATTGTACACTTCCTACCAAATGTTTCAGCTGTAATCAA GAGGGATATCTAAATTGCATAGATAAAGGAGACGCACCGTTGCACACACTACACATCGATCATTTGGGGCCAATGGATTCATCGGCCAAACAGTATAAATACATTCTGGCAACAGTCGATGCGTTTTCAAAGTTTGTCTGGTTATTCCCAACCAAATCAACCGGACAGGAAGAAGTGGTCAAGAGGCTGACCGACTGGtcaaacatttttggtttCCCTAAGCGAATTGTTAGCGACAAAGGAACGGCCTTTACGAGTGGTGCGTTCGAACAATTTATGAGCAGCCATAACGTGGAACACGTCTGCACAACTACTGGAGTGGCCAGAGGCAACGGCCAGATAGAACGAGTAAATCGtttaattttggcaataatatcaAAGCTGTCTTCAGACGAACCGTCGAAGTGGTACAAATATGTGCCTGAGGTACAAAAGGCGATCAACTGTCACGTGCATTCATCACTGAAGCTGTCACCATTTGAGGTCATGTTTGGCACCAAGATGTACACCCGAGTTGAGGATCGGTTACTGGAACTGCTCCAAGAAGAAGTGGTCTGTCAATTCAACGAGGACCGCTATGAGATGAGACAGCTGGTAAAACGCAACATCGAGCAGGCGCAGAAGGACTACAAGCGCAATTACGACAAAAAGCGCCGAGctgaatacaaatacaaagcAGGTGATCTGGTTGCAATTAAAAGGACCCAATTTGTAGCTGGCCGCAAGATGGCAAGCGGGTATTTAGGTCCATACGAAGTCACAGGAGTCAAAGACAATGGCAGATATGACGTTAAAAAAGCAGCAAACGTCGAAGGACCCAATGtcacatccaccagctgtgACAACATGAAGTTGTGGAAGTACATAGCCGAAAATGCAGACCTATTGTCATCCGGGTCGGATGATGAGGATCAGGAGGGCCGAATGTAA